One region of Lytechinus pictus isolate F3 Inbred chromosome 8, Lp3.0, whole genome shotgun sequence genomic DNA includes:
- the LOC129266150 gene encoding PR domain zinc finger protein 10-like isoform X1 — protein sequence MEADGRELVWPPHADNNQQQHVQLQQHHPVMSPMQHDGVSSSDNALEIHHPSGEGVSGMGSRHAPAGDNEPESTVQGLGEAICNEAAAATRREQQDPSDNEAIPIAITILPDSSLSTNSSHIITMDTASTADQSQRTEPSQLIDLPTAQISVTLNPASVAQIMQNGQVNSGLVNMIENVRPEDIAGPSGLNLVPNVPRNRPERKASKAVHQLLDTEEDEEQPGALEDRDPVDEEEFLRQGAIQTIADKPIISRARASLPPMLQIFKVENDQIGVFAKRTISKRTQFGPLEGRIITRAEVPKDHMTWKVKRNGQDMYIDCADEYESNWMSFIRPASCYSEQNLIAFQLSGSEIYFATIKNIAPRTELRVWYAKAYAETIGENILEITAEEAAEMQEKENTWPCFECTRKFRTSELLQKHLSTHDAPLVKSRGRGKRGRPRKYPEGYKQRQRKLAQAKLEHIKTETKDEYNCDFCEKKFPRFYSLQRHLVKHSGEKNFTCDVCNKTFAHIYNRTRHMRRHKERGEFSGPLPPVRRRKSDQPSDGTLTFSCEHCDLEFESERLLKIHVSLHFGENPEGMRDDGEEDMEDEMEDGEVEEEEDEEDEEDEDEEDEMDMKIKDIKEENGTDGFVDGGEGVDASQEGQRLVDGEGDASTVAAGQAAENDEEEQSSVDTKGGFVCPTCTEVFPSQKELALHATDHGRRQGSTGEFVLRSKTRPTYRCRECFKVFRIKLRYDRHMDLHLRERKKTVQCDFCNKCFLNNSALAVHLKTHSGTKYYTCPFCDETFDRNEHLKLHVQTHAFNGYFTCPRCGKRFTEYNQVRKHIRGFHSLKEFPCMYCDKVFPRPDKLKLHMLRHSDRKDFLCANCGKQFKRKDKLKEHMSRMHNPERELRNKLLAGKPKKEPFKPKIPPSEMTAFTFKCRLCTLGFKRRGMLVNHLAKRHPQVAPDTVPELNLPIVKPNRNYFCAYCEKVYKSSSKRKIHIMKNHPGASVPPSLRKTKGDPNSPFGDPHTAPAGTTTTHYFACAHCPRQYSTKAKMMDHVRKKHMEPVQAAAMMNNPQQLTVVQEQTAVQNEGQQPGSITLVAQVPENIQQAVQEVISQNQAQLTANDIQNIQIATVNPDGSTTLQPILQHLGGQVLGGQPTLQVVVAQNQNDNASTSAERTSDTQPTIRYIETSQVPVVQTESVQATDLLTQAMSELSQTINEFRQQPNADYQNLAQRIMHAQTGLLGQSTFQISGQPQTITVPVSLQANQATVVQNQLPQLTVTQAAMAVSQAALGISQPVGQVATTVSASQPNAVEVTQVEAGPPTIDVSHLRQSPTQFQAPTQLLQLQSVPQNSVPVASSIIQTESQGNPHQGVQVQPGQVEIQVQNQQGQTQQVFLAARNWANFNQTFR from the exons CATCCATCTGGAGAAGGTGTGAGCGGGATGGGCTCCAGGCATGCTCCTGCAGGAGACAATGAACCAGAATCCACAGTCCAGGGGCTCGGTGAAGCGATATGTAACGAAGCAGCCGCTGCTACTAGAAGAGAACAGCAGGACCCATCAG ACAATGAGGCTATCCCAATAGCCATCACCATCCTACCAGACTCCAGCTTATCAACAAACTCCTCCCATATCATCACCATGGATACTGCATCAACAGCTGACCAATCACAGAGAACAGAACCCAGTCAGCTGATAGATCTTCCCACCGCTCAGATCAGTGTTACGCTCAACCCAGCGTCTGTAGCACAGATCATGCAGAATG GGCAAGTGAATTCTGGGCTTGTGAACATGATTGAAAATGTGAGACCAGAAGACATTGCCGGCCCGTCTGGGTTAAACCTTGTCCCAAACGTACCCAGGAACAGACCTGAGCGGAAGGCATCTAAAGCAGTCCATCAACTTCTTGATactgaagaagatgaagaacaACCAGGAg CACTTGAAGATAGAGACCCCGTAGATGAGGAGGAGTTCTTACGTCAAGGAGCCATTCAGACCATAGCGGATAAACCGATCATCTCAAGGGCTAGGGCTAGTCTTCCTCCCATGTTGCAAATCTTCAAGGTTGAAAATGATCAGATCG gtgTGTTTGCCAAGAGAACCATTTCGAAGAGAACTCAGTTTGGACCCCTAGAAGGAAGAATAATCACCAGAGCTGAGGTTCCTAAGGATCACATGACATGGAAG GTGAAGCGAAATGGACAGGACATGTATATAGACTGCGCCGACGAGTACGAATCTAATTGGATGAGTTTCATCCGGCCGGCGTCTTGCTACTCCGAGCAGAACCTGATAGCTTTCCAGCTGAGCGGGTCAGAGATCTACTTTGCCACCATCAAGAACATTGCACCTCGGACTGAGCTAAGGGTCTGGTATGCCAAGGCCTATGCTGAGACCATCGGGGAAAACATCCTGGAAATCACGGCAGAGGAAGCTGCAG AAATGCAAGAAAAGGAGAACACATGGCCATGCTTTGAGTGCACACGCAAATTCAGAACCTCAGAACTCCTCCAGAAACACCTGTCCACCCACGATGCACCGCTCGTCAAGAGTCGAGGAAGAGGCAAGCGAGGAAGGCCAAGGAAGTATCCCGAAGGCTACAAGCAACGGCAGCGCAAACTTGCGCAGGCAAAGCTGGAACACATAAAGACCGAGACCAAGGATGAGTACAACTGTGATTTCTGCGAGAAGAAGTTTCCAAGATTTTACAGTCTACAGCGCCACCTGGTGAAGCATTCCGGTGAAAAGAACTTCACGTGCGATGTGTGCAATAAGACGTTCGCCCACATTTACAACCGAACGCGTCACATGCGCCGACATAAAGAGAGAGGCGAGTTCTCGGGGCCACTGCCGCCAGTGAGGCGACGGAAGTCGGACCAACCTAGCGATGGGACCCTTACATTTTCTTGTGAACACTGTGACTTGGAGTTTGAGAGTGAACGACTGTTGAAGATCCATGTCAGCCTTCACTTTGGTGAGAATCCTGAAGGAATGAGAGATGATGGTGAGGAGGATATGGAGGATGAGATGGAAGACGGAGaagtggaagaagaagaggatgaggaggacgaagaagatgaagatgaagaagacgAAATGGATATGAAGATAAAGGATATCAAAGAAGAAAATGGAACTGATGGATTCGTTGATGGTGGAGAAGGAGTTGATGCCAGCCAGGAGGGTCAGAGGCTTGTTGATGGCGAAGGAGACGCATCAACCGTTGCTGCAGGACAGGCTGCAGAGAACGATGAAGAAGAACAGAGCAGCGTAGACACTAAAGGTGGTTTTGTCTGCCCCACTTGCACAGAGGTTTTTCCATCCCAGAAGGAATTAGCATTACATGCCACTGATCATGGCCGCCGGCAGGGTTCCACTGGGGAGTTTGTATTACGTTCCAAGACTCGTCCAACATACAGATGTCGAGAGTGCTTCAAGGTGTTCCGTATCAAGCTACGTTATGACCGACACATGGACCTCCATTTAAGGGAGCGGAAAAAAACTGTTCAGTGTGATTTCTGTAACAAGTGTTTCTTGAACAATTCAGCATTGGCGGTCCATTTGAAAACCCACAGTGGGACCAAGTACTACACATGTCCTTTTTGCGATGAAACATTTGATCGTAATGAGCACCTGAAGCTTCATGTCCAAACCCATGCCTTTAATGGATACTTTACATGTCCTCGCTGTGGCAAGCGCTTCACTGAATACAACCAGGTGAGGAAACATATCAGGGGTTTCCATTCTTTGAAGGAGTTCCCTTGCATGTATTGTGACAAGGTATTCCCTCGTCCAGACAAGCTAAAGCTTCACATGCTTCGTCACTCGGATCGCAAGGATTTCCTCTGTGCCAACTGTGGCAAGCAGTTCAAGCGAAAAGACAAACTGAAAGAGCATATGTCCAGAATGCACAATCCTGAACGGGAACTACGGAATAAGTTGCTAGCTGGGAAACCCAAGAAGGAACCCTTCAAGCCAAAGATTCCTCCATCTGAAATGACAGCTTTTACTTTCAAGTGTCGTCTGTGCACCTTGGGGTTCAAGCGTAGAGGGATGCTTGTTAATCATCTAGCTAAGCGCCATCCACAGGTTGCACCGGACACTGTTCCAGAACTTAACCTACCGATTGTCAAACCGAACCGTAACTACTTCTGTGCATACTGTGAGAAAGTCTACAAGAGCAGTAGCAAGAGGAAGATACATATTATGAAAAACCACCCTGGGGCTTCTGTTCCACCCAGTCTTCGCAAAACCAAGGGTGACCCCAACAGCCCATTCGGTGACCCACACACAGCACCTGCAGGAACGACAACAACGCATTACTTTGCGTGTGCCCATTGTCCGCGGCAGTATAGTACCAAGGCTAAGATGATGGACCATGTCCGCAAGAAGCATATGGAACCTGTCCAGGCAGCAGCCATGATGAATAATCCTCAACAGTTGACTGTAGTCCAGGAGCAGACTGCAGTCCAAAATGAAGGCCAACAGCCTGGGTCCATCACGTTGGTGGCACAAGTACCAGAGAACATTCAGCAAGCTGTCCAGGAGGTCATCTCTCAAAATCAGGCACAGCTTACAGCGAATGACATCCAGAATATCCAAATAGCGACCGTCAACCCCGATGGAAGCACAACCCTACAACCTATCTTGCAACACCTCGGTGGGCAGGTCCTTGGAGGCCAGCCAACATTACAAGTGGTTGTTGCTCAAAATCAGAATGACAACGCGTCAACCAGTGCTGAACGTACCTCTGACACCCAACCTACTATCCGGTATATTGAAACAAGTCAGGTGCCTGTTGTGCAGACGGAGTCTGTCCAAGCCACCGACCTGCTAACCCAGGCCATGTCAGAACTTTCACAGACCATCAATGAATTCCGTCAGCAGCCCAATGCAGATTACCAGAACCTGGCCCAGAGGATCATGCATGCACAGACCGGACTCCTAGGCCAATCAACATTCCAGATATCCGGTCAGCCACAAACTATCACTGTTCCGGTTTCCCTTCAAGCAAACCAAGCAACCGTTGTCCAGAACCAATTGCCTCAATTGACCGTCACCCAGGCTGCAATGGCTGTTAGCCAAGCTGCACTGGGCATCAGCCAGCCAGTCGGTCAAGTCGCCACGACCGTTTCGGCCAGCCAGCCTAATGCAGTCGAGGTGACGCAAGTCGAAGCGGGCCCTCCGACGATCGATGTCAGCCACCTTCGGCAGTCTCCAACGCAGTTCCAAGCACCCACGCAGCTTCTCCAGCTCCAGTCTGTTCCCCAGAACAGTGTTCCTGTTGCATCATCTATCATCCAGACTGAATCGCAAGGGAACCCACACCAAGGAGTCCAGGTCCAACCAGGACAGGTCGAGATCCAGGTCCAGAACCAACAAGGACAGACCCAACAGGTCTTCCTTGCTGCCCGCAACTGGGCCAACTTCAACCAGACCTTCAGATAA
- the LOC129266150 gene encoding PR domain zinc finger protein 10-like isoform X2 gives MDTASTADQSQRTEPSQLIDLPTAQISVTLNPASVAQIMQNGQVNSGLVNMIENVRPEDIAGPSGLNLVPNVPRNRPERKASKAVHQLLDTEEDEEQPGALEDRDPVDEEEFLRQGAIQTIADKPIISRARASLPPMLQIFKVENDQIGVFAKRTISKRTQFGPLEGRIITRAEVPKDHMTWKVKRNGQDMYIDCADEYESNWMSFIRPASCYSEQNLIAFQLSGSEIYFATIKNIAPRTELRVWYAKAYAETIGENILEITAEEAAEMQEKENTWPCFECTRKFRTSELLQKHLSTHDAPLVKSRGRGKRGRPRKYPEGYKQRQRKLAQAKLEHIKTETKDEYNCDFCEKKFPRFYSLQRHLVKHSGEKNFTCDVCNKTFAHIYNRTRHMRRHKERGEFSGPLPPVRRRKSDQPSDGTLTFSCEHCDLEFESERLLKIHVSLHFGENPEGMRDDGEEDMEDEMEDGEVEEEEDEEDEEDEDEEDEMDMKIKDIKEENGTDGFVDGGEGVDASQEGQRLVDGEGDASTVAAGQAAENDEEEQSSVDTKGGFVCPTCTEVFPSQKELALHATDHGRRQGSTGEFVLRSKTRPTYRCRECFKVFRIKLRYDRHMDLHLRERKKTVQCDFCNKCFLNNSALAVHLKTHSGTKYYTCPFCDETFDRNEHLKLHVQTHAFNGYFTCPRCGKRFTEYNQVRKHIRGFHSLKEFPCMYCDKVFPRPDKLKLHMLRHSDRKDFLCANCGKQFKRKDKLKEHMSRMHNPERELRNKLLAGKPKKEPFKPKIPPSEMTAFTFKCRLCTLGFKRRGMLVNHLAKRHPQVAPDTVPELNLPIVKPNRNYFCAYCEKVYKSSSKRKIHIMKNHPGASVPPSLRKTKGDPNSPFGDPHTAPAGTTTTHYFACAHCPRQYSTKAKMMDHVRKKHMEPVQAAAMMNNPQQLTVVQEQTAVQNEGQQPGSITLVAQVPENIQQAVQEVISQNQAQLTANDIQNIQIATVNPDGSTTLQPILQHLGGQVLGGQPTLQVVVAQNQNDNASTSAERTSDTQPTIRYIETSQVPVVQTESVQATDLLTQAMSELSQTINEFRQQPNADYQNLAQRIMHAQTGLLGQSTFQISGQPQTITVPVSLQANQATVVQNQLPQLTVTQAAMAVSQAALGISQPVGQVATTVSASQPNAVEVTQVEAGPPTIDVSHLRQSPTQFQAPTQLLQLQSVPQNSVPVASSIIQTESQGNPHQGVQVQPGQVEIQVQNQQGQTQQVFLAARNWANFNQTFR, from the exons ATGGATACTGCATCAACAGCTGACCAATCACAGAGAACAGAACCCAGTCAGCTGATAGATCTTCCCACCGCTCAGATCAGTGTTACGCTCAACCCAGCGTCTGTAGCACAGATCATGCAGAATG GGCAAGTGAATTCTGGGCTTGTGAACATGATTGAAAATGTGAGACCAGAAGACATTGCCGGCCCGTCTGGGTTAAACCTTGTCCCAAACGTACCCAGGAACAGACCTGAGCGGAAGGCATCTAAAGCAGTCCATCAACTTCTTGATactgaagaagatgaagaacaACCAGGAg CACTTGAAGATAGAGACCCCGTAGATGAGGAGGAGTTCTTACGTCAAGGAGCCATTCAGACCATAGCGGATAAACCGATCATCTCAAGGGCTAGGGCTAGTCTTCCTCCCATGTTGCAAATCTTCAAGGTTGAAAATGATCAGATCG gtgTGTTTGCCAAGAGAACCATTTCGAAGAGAACTCAGTTTGGACCCCTAGAAGGAAGAATAATCACCAGAGCTGAGGTTCCTAAGGATCACATGACATGGAAG GTGAAGCGAAATGGACAGGACATGTATATAGACTGCGCCGACGAGTACGAATCTAATTGGATGAGTTTCATCCGGCCGGCGTCTTGCTACTCCGAGCAGAACCTGATAGCTTTCCAGCTGAGCGGGTCAGAGATCTACTTTGCCACCATCAAGAACATTGCACCTCGGACTGAGCTAAGGGTCTGGTATGCCAAGGCCTATGCTGAGACCATCGGGGAAAACATCCTGGAAATCACGGCAGAGGAAGCTGCAG AAATGCAAGAAAAGGAGAACACATGGCCATGCTTTGAGTGCACACGCAAATTCAGAACCTCAGAACTCCTCCAGAAACACCTGTCCACCCACGATGCACCGCTCGTCAAGAGTCGAGGAAGAGGCAAGCGAGGAAGGCCAAGGAAGTATCCCGAAGGCTACAAGCAACGGCAGCGCAAACTTGCGCAGGCAAAGCTGGAACACATAAAGACCGAGACCAAGGATGAGTACAACTGTGATTTCTGCGAGAAGAAGTTTCCAAGATTTTACAGTCTACAGCGCCACCTGGTGAAGCATTCCGGTGAAAAGAACTTCACGTGCGATGTGTGCAATAAGACGTTCGCCCACATTTACAACCGAACGCGTCACATGCGCCGACATAAAGAGAGAGGCGAGTTCTCGGGGCCACTGCCGCCAGTGAGGCGACGGAAGTCGGACCAACCTAGCGATGGGACCCTTACATTTTCTTGTGAACACTGTGACTTGGAGTTTGAGAGTGAACGACTGTTGAAGATCCATGTCAGCCTTCACTTTGGTGAGAATCCTGAAGGAATGAGAGATGATGGTGAGGAGGATATGGAGGATGAGATGGAAGACGGAGaagtggaagaagaagaggatgaggaggacgaagaagatgaagatgaagaagacgAAATGGATATGAAGATAAAGGATATCAAAGAAGAAAATGGAACTGATGGATTCGTTGATGGTGGAGAAGGAGTTGATGCCAGCCAGGAGGGTCAGAGGCTTGTTGATGGCGAAGGAGACGCATCAACCGTTGCTGCAGGACAGGCTGCAGAGAACGATGAAGAAGAACAGAGCAGCGTAGACACTAAAGGTGGTTTTGTCTGCCCCACTTGCACAGAGGTTTTTCCATCCCAGAAGGAATTAGCATTACATGCCACTGATCATGGCCGCCGGCAGGGTTCCACTGGGGAGTTTGTATTACGTTCCAAGACTCGTCCAACATACAGATGTCGAGAGTGCTTCAAGGTGTTCCGTATCAAGCTACGTTATGACCGACACATGGACCTCCATTTAAGGGAGCGGAAAAAAACTGTTCAGTGTGATTTCTGTAACAAGTGTTTCTTGAACAATTCAGCATTGGCGGTCCATTTGAAAACCCACAGTGGGACCAAGTACTACACATGTCCTTTTTGCGATGAAACATTTGATCGTAATGAGCACCTGAAGCTTCATGTCCAAACCCATGCCTTTAATGGATACTTTACATGTCCTCGCTGTGGCAAGCGCTTCACTGAATACAACCAGGTGAGGAAACATATCAGGGGTTTCCATTCTTTGAAGGAGTTCCCTTGCATGTATTGTGACAAGGTATTCCCTCGTCCAGACAAGCTAAAGCTTCACATGCTTCGTCACTCGGATCGCAAGGATTTCCTCTGTGCCAACTGTGGCAAGCAGTTCAAGCGAAAAGACAAACTGAAAGAGCATATGTCCAGAATGCACAATCCTGAACGGGAACTACGGAATAAGTTGCTAGCTGGGAAACCCAAGAAGGAACCCTTCAAGCCAAAGATTCCTCCATCTGAAATGACAGCTTTTACTTTCAAGTGTCGTCTGTGCACCTTGGGGTTCAAGCGTAGAGGGATGCTTGTTAATCATCTAGCTAAGCGCCATCCACAGGTTGCACCGGACACTGTTCCAGAACTTAACCTACCGATTGTCAAACCGAACCGTAACTACTTCTGTGCATACTGTGAGAAAGTCTACAAGAGCAGTAGCAAGAGGAAGATACATATTATGAAAAACCACCCTGGGGCTTCTGTTCCACCCAGTCTTCGCAAAACCAAGGGTGACCCCAACAGCCCATTCGGTGACCCACACACAGCACCTGCAGGAACGACAACAACGCATTACTTTGCGTGTGCCCATTGTCCGCGGCAGTATAGTACCAAGGCTAAGATGATGGACCATGTCCGCAAGAAGCATATGGAACCTGTCCAGGCAGCAGCCATGATGAATAATCCTCAACAGTTGACTGTAGTCCAGGAGCAGACTGCAGTCCAAAATGAAGGCCAACAGCCTGGGTCCATCACGTTGGTGGCACAAGTACCAGAGAACATTCAGCAAGCTGTCCAGGAGGTCATCTCTCAAAATCAGGCACAGCTTACAGCGAATGACATCCAGAATATCCAAATAGCGACCGTCAACCCCGATGGAAGCACAACCCTACAACCTATCTTGCAACACCTCGGTGGGCAGGTCCTTGGAGGCCAGCCAACATTACAAGTGGTTGTTGCTCAAAATCAGAATGACAACGCGTCAACCAGTGCTGAACGTACCTCTGACACCCAACCTACTATCCGGTATATTGAAACAAGTCAGGTGCCTGTTGTGCAGACGGAGTCTGTCCAAGCCACCGACCTGCTAACCCAGGCCATGTCAGAACTTTCACAGACCATCAATGAATTCCGTCAGCAGCCCAATGCAGATTACCAGAACCTGGCCCAGAGGATCATGCATGCACAGACCGGACTCCTAGGCCAATCAACATTCCAGATATCCGGTCAGCCACAAACTATCACTGTTCCGGTTTCCCTTCAAGCAAACCAAGCAACCGTTGTCCAGAACCAATTGCCTCAATTGACCGTCACCCAGGCTGCAATGGCTGTTAGCCAAGCTGCACTGGGCATCAGCCAGCCAGTCGGTCAAGTCGCCACGACCGTTTCGGCCAGCCAGCCTAATGCAGTCGAGGTGACGCAAGTCGAAGCGGGCCCTCCGACGATCGATGTCAGCCACCTTCGGCAGTCTCCAACGCAGTTCCAAGCACCCACGCAGCTTCTCCAGCTCCAGTCTGTTCCCCAGAACAGTGTTCCTGTTGCATCATCTATCATCCAGACTGAATCGCAAGGGAACCCACACCAAGGAGTCCAGGTCCAACCAGGACAGGTCGAGATCCAGGTCCAGAACCAACAAGGACAGACCCAACAGGTCTTCCTTGCTGCCCGCAACTGGGCCAACTTCAACCAGACCTTCAGATAA
- the LOC129266563 gene encoding BOS complex subunit NOMO1-like: MQTFIDLPMGSVSFSLFTGEKCPGVVAQFEGRPGVFITGQVTPPLSDVKVTITPTNQAKGTTEGALTQMTDQKGQYRVGPLPDTSEYEVGASLDGYILTQEEGKLGYFRAFKLGKIRIEVTDGENSALSGVLLSLSGGNFRSNNLTKDDGILTFGDLGPDTYFLRALMKEFEFEPSTQMIEVSEGSVVDIKVKGRRVAFSCYGSVTSLNGEPEPGISVEAHSEESCGQVVEESVSDEEGNFRIRGLQPNCDYKIQLKDCESNGHIERASPKTQTVTIGQKVIKDLRIIVFRHLNQFDIGGNIVTPHEYLASLKVSLYSEEDPDSPIHTLSLETGSFFQFSAVPNDGRRYMIKLESTLPRSSYDFTLPEASFTSTGYQKHVTLPFSPQKRAVEQEVMQGSYFALPLVVALIAVGVNHAKILPFILQFGQSMRGLQSTAPTSRPETVNVDADLSRQRKKVKPRKT, translated from the exons ATGCAAACCTTCATAGATCTACCAATGGGCTccgtttctttctctctcttcacaGGTGAGAAGTGTCCAGGAGTGGTAGCACAGTTTGAGGGACGTCCTGGGGTGTTCATTACTGGTCAGGTGACTCCGCCCCTTTCAGATGTCAAGGTCACCATCACGCCGACAAACCAAGCCAAGGGGACAACAGAGGGAGCCCTTACACAGATGACGGACCAAAAGGGACAATACAG GGTTGGTCCGTTACCGGATACGAGTGAGTATGAAGTAGGCGCTTCTCTTGATGGTTACATCCTAACGCAGGAGGAAGGCAAGCTGGGTTACTTCAGGGCATTCAAGCTGGGCAAGATCAGGATTGAG GTGACAGATGGAGAGAACAGCGCCCTCTCAGGCGTGCTTCTGTCATTGAGTGGCGGAAACTTCCGTAGCAACAACCTCACCAAGGATGACGGTATCTTGACCTTCGGTGACCTTGGACCAGACACCTACTTCCTGCGAGCCTTGATGAAGGAGTTTGAATTTGAACCAAGTACCCAGATGATAGAGGTCAGCGAGGGGTCGGTCGTAGacatcaaggtcaaaggtcgtcgAGTGGCCTTCAG CTGTTACGGTTCAGTGACGTCACTAAACGGAGAGCCAGAGCCGGGCATCTCTGTTGAAGCTCACTCAGAGGAGAGCTGCGGTCAGGTCGTAGAGGAAAGTGTGTCGGACGAGGAAGGCAACTTTAGAATCAGGGGACTCCAG CCAAACTGTGACTACAAGATCCAGCTGAAAGACTGTGAGAGCAACGGTCATATCGAGAGAGCATCGCCAAAAACACAAACCGTCACC ATTGGCCAAAAAGTGATCAAGGATTTGAGGATCATTGTGTTCAGACATCTCAACCAATTTGATATAGGAGGAAATATTGTCACTCCGCATGAATACTTGGCATCGTTGAAG gtATCTTTATACAGTGAGGAGGATCCTGACTCGCCCATTCATACACTGTCATTGGAGACGGGAAGTTTCTTTCAATTCTCTGCTGTACCTAATGATGGGAGG AGATACATGATCAAGCTCGAGTCCACCTTACCCAGATCAAGCTATGATTTTACATTACCAGAAGCAAGCTTTACAAGCACTGGATACCAGAAACATGTCACACTGCCGTTCAGTCCTCAG AAACGTGCCGTTGAGCAGGAGGTTATGCAAGGTTCATATTTCGCCCTTCCTCTGGTTGTAGCACTCATTGCTGTGGGTGTTAACCATGCCAAG ATCCTGCCATTTATACTTCAGTTCGGACAGAGCATGCGAGGCTTACAGAGCACCGCCCCCACCAGCAGACCAGAGACGGTCAACGTCGACGCCGATTTGTCACGGCAACGCAAGAAAGTCAAGCCAAGGAAGACATGA